From Camelina sativa cultivar DH55 chromosome 20, Cs, whole genome shotgun sequence, the proteins below share one genomic window:
- the LOC104769740 gene encoding uncharacterized protein LOC104769740: METKQIRVKIMFFLSVIIALLCCHQSEAQAPIPSPNGCYSSIMEVQGCLDAVKAASKGDFKGLGKDCCHALNGLSDECFLDLFPGMFYIVVVVKAICNIY; the protein is encoded by the coding sequence ATGGAAACGAAACAGATCAGAGTAAAGATCATGTTCTTCTTATCTGTGATCATAGCATTGCTTTGTTGTCATCAATCTGAAGCTCAGGCGCCAATACCAAGTCCAAATGGATGCTACTCATCGATAATGGAAGTTCAAGGTTGTCTCGATGCCGTGAAAGCTGCCAGTAAAGGAGACTTTAAAGGTTTGGGTAAGGACTGTTGCCACGCCCTCAATGGTCTCTCTGACGAATGTTTTTTGGATCTTTTCCCTGGAATGTTTTACATTGTTGTAGTCGTTAAGGCTATATGTAATATTTATTAA
- the LOC104769736 gene encoding E2F transcription factor-like E2FD has product MEALGFGHQPYSRKEKSLGLLVSNFLKLYNRDGVDLIGLDEAAGRLGVERRRIYDVVNILESIGLVARRGKNQYSWRGFGEVPRALAELKEEGMKEKFGIVPFVTKSEMVLYEEERQESFKLTPEDQDNSPLLKLDSKKERSLWQLSQSFVKLFLCSDDDLITLDGATKALLNDPQDPTTMRTKVRRLYDIANVFSSMNLIEKTHIPETKKAAYRWLGSIDISENKSLTASASSCDRIEPKKVAYRWLGSIDISKNKLLTASTSSCDRIEPKKRAFGTEITNFSAKRNKANCSKDRKHNGKQNTSRAIKQEPVDEKPDVKNFAFGSSTPAGASGMNNMGNNLRPRLGVIEALSSMYQPQYCNPAIFGLLAHYKTTFESCKEEFGRK; this is encoded by the exons ATGGAAGCTCTCGGTTTCGGTCACCAGCCTTACAGCCGCAAGGAGAAGTCTCTCGGACTTCTTGTCTCCAA ttttttgaaACTGTACAACCGCGACGGTGTTGATTTGATTGGGCTCGATGAAGCCGCCGGGAGATtag GAGTTGAACGTCGCCGTATCTATGATGTGGTCAACATATTGGAGAGTATTGGG CTTGTTGCGAGAAGAGGAAAGAATCAGTACTCGTGGAGAGGTTTTGGAGAAGTTCCTCGTGCTCTCGCTGAACTCAAA GAAGAAGGAATGAAAGAGAAGTTTGGGATTGTCCCTTTTGTGACCAAGTCGGAGATG GTTTTGTATGAGGAAGAAAGACAAGAGTCTTTCAAGTTAACTCCTGAGGATCAAGATAACTCACCATTACTCAAACTTG ACAGCAAGAAGGAGAGATCTCTCTGGCAACTTTCTCAGAGCTTTGTGAAGCTGTTTCTATGCTCTGAT GATGATCTGATCACACTCGATGGGGCTACCAAAGCATTGCTGAATGATCCACAGGATCCAACGACTATGAGAA CTAAAGTTAGGCGCCTTTACGACATTGCAAATGTGTTTTCCTCAATGAACCTAATCGAAAAG ACTCATATTCCAGAGACTAAGAAGGCGGCATATAGGTGGTTGGGATCCATAGACATATCTGAAAACAAATCCCTTACTGCTTCTGCAAGCTCATGTGATCGTATTGAGCCTAAGAAGGTGGCATATAGGTGGTTGGGATCCATAGACATATCTAAAAACAAACTCCTTACTGCTTCTACAAGCTCATGTGATCGTATTGAGCCTAAAAAGCGGGCATTTGGGACCGAGATCACCAACTTTAGCGcaaagagaaacaaagcaaaTTGTTCCAAAGACCGCAAGCATAACgggaaacaaaacacaagcagAGCAATCAAGCAAGAACCAGTTGATGAGAAACCTGACGTGAAGAACTTTGCCTTTGGATCATCCACTCCCGCTGGCGCTTCTGGTATGAACAATATGGGAAACAACCTTAGGCCAAGACTTGGAGTTATCGAGGCCCTTTCTTCTATGTACCAGCCGCAATACTGCAATCCTG CGATATTTGGTCTTCTTGCGCATTACAAAACGACATTTGAGTCATGCAAAGAAGAGTTTGGTCGGAAATGA
- the LOC104769737 gene encoding uncharacterized protein LOC104769737, with translation MAAASARAFFMLSRVTDLSKKKLILHQPPPSSSSSSPRRCLPYAPNRAVSSSSSSAVISCLSGGGVSSDDSYVSTRRSKLDRGFAVIANLVNRIQPLDTSVISKGLSDSAKDSMKQTISSMLGLLPSDQFAVSVTISEQPLYRLLISSIITGYTLWNAEYRVSLRRNFDIPVDPRKEEDQSLEDDVRFGSEKGVGEDLGSCVEELERLSPQVVGDLSPEALSYIQHLQSELSTVKGELNSQKKKALRIECEKGNKNDLLDYLRSLDPEMVTELSQLSSPEVEEIVNQLVQNVLEKIFEGQTTSNFMENPGVRTTEGDDGTGRKVDTSRDYLAKLLFWCMLLGHHLRGLENRLHLSCVVGLL, from the exons ATGGCGGCCGCATCAGCGCGTGCCTTCTTCATGCTCTCTCGTGTCACTGActtatcaaagaagaagctaatcCTTCACCAACCACCAccgtcttcctcttcctcatctcctCGCCGGTGTTTACCTTATGCTCCGAATCGTGCGGTgtcgtcttcctcctcctccgctgtAATTAGCTGTCTTAGCGGTGGTGGAGTTTCATCAGACGATTCGTATGTATCTACTCGCCGGTCTAAGTTAGATCGAGGTTTCGCTGTGATCGCGAATTTGGTGAACCGGATCCAGCCGCTTGATACGTCTGTGATCTCCAAAGGCTTATCCGATTCAGCTAAGGATTCGATGAAACAGACGATTTCCTCTATGCTTGGACTCCTTCCTTCCGATCAATTTGCCGTTTCCGTTACCATCTCCGAGCAGCCTCTTTATCGTCTCCTTATCTCTTCCATCATCAccgg GTATACGTTGTGGAATGCGGAGTATCGTGTATCACTGAGGAGGAACTTTGATATACCGGTTGATCCTAGAAAGGAGGAGGATCAGTCTTTGGAAGACGATGTTAGATTTGGTTCGGAGAAGGGAGTTGGTGAGGATTTAGGGAGTTGTGTTGAGGAATTAGAGAGATTGAGTCCTCAGGTGGTTGGAGACTTGTCACCTGAAGCGTTGAGTTATATTCAGCATTTGCAGTCTGAGTTATCTACCGTGAAAGGG GAGCTaaattcacaaaagaagaaagctttgcGGATAGAATGTGAGAAAGGAAACAAGAATGATTTGTTGGATTATTTGCGTTCCTTAGATCCTGAGATG GTGACCGAGTTATCTCAACTGTCTTCACCAGAAGTGGAAGAGATCGTGAACCAACTTGTCCAAAATGTATTAGAGAAGATCTTTGAAGGTCAGACGACTTCAAATTTCATGGAAAATCCTGGCGTAAGGACGACAGAAGGTGATGATGGAACTGGTAGAAAAGTAGACACTTCCAGGGATTACCTTGCGAAGCTCCTTTTCTG GTGCATGCTATTGGGACATCATTTAAGAGGTTTGGAGAATAGATTACATCTGAGCTGTGTTGTTGGGTTGCTGTAA
- the LOC104769742 gene encoding pentatricopeptide repeat-containing protein At5g15010, mitochondrial-like, whose protein sequence is MRGTFLIRSRLLIFRAPAGNCLRSSHVLLNPSDTCIARPHLYPPPIACMLSLSLCSMFSTSKVDSEQVGFNQNDESEEETDLDLGCIISDDVKVIVKLLKDCGSDRKELRNKLEECDVKPSNESVVEVLSQVRNDWETAFTFFVWAGKQQGYVRSVREYHSMISILGKMRKFDTAWTLIDEMRKLTPSLVNSQTLLIMIRKYCAVHDVGKAINTFHAYKRFKLYMGIDDFQSLLSALCRYKNVSDAEHLIFCNKNTYPFDVKSFNIVLNGWCNVIGSPRESERVWLEMGNVGVKHDVVSYSCMISCYSKGGSLNKVLRLFDRMKKEGIERDRKVYNAVVHSLAKARFVSEARSLMKKMEEENGMEPNVVTYNSLIKPLCKARKTEEAKQVFDEMLEKGLLPTIRTYHAFMRILRTGEEVFELLAKMRKMGCEPTVDTYIMLIRKLCRWRDFDSVLLLWDEMKEKGVGPDLSSYIVMIHGLFLNGKIEEAYGFYKEMKEKGMRPNEHVEDMIQSWFSGKQYAEQRVTDSKGNVSVLDKEDIVKKSEREENFLKQPEVRRVVRGHGYSYWDE, encoded by the coding sequence ATGAGAGGAACCTTTCTGATTAGATCAAGGCTATTGATTTTTAGGGCTCCTGCTGGTAATTGTTTAAGATCTAGTCATGTCTTGCTTAATCCTAGCGATACATGTATCGCTCGACCGCATTTGTATCCTCCACCCATAGCTTGTATGCTTTCTTTGAGTCTCTGTTCTATGTTCTCTACTTCCAAAGTTGATTCAGAGCAAGTAGGATTTAATCAGAAtgatgaaagtgaagaagagacCGACCTCGATCTTGGTTGTATAATAAGTGATGATGTTAAAGTGATTGTGAAGCTGTTGAAAGATTGTGGGAGTGACAGGAAGGAACTGAGGAACAAGCTTGAGGAATGTGATGTGAAGCCTTCGAATGAATCAGTGGTGGAGGTTCTTTCTCAAGTTCGTAATGATTGGGAAACTGCTTTTACTTTCTTTGTTTGGGCAGGGAAGCAACAAGGTTATGTTCGTTCTGTTCGTGAGTATCACTCTATGATCTCTATTCTTGGTAAAATGAGGAAGTTTGATACAGCTTGGACATTGATTGATGAGATGAGAAAGCTTACTCCTTCTCTTGTTAACTCACAGACGCTTTTGATCATGATTAGGAAGTATTGTGCTGTACATGATGTTGGTAAAGCCATTAACACTTTCCACGCCTAcaaaaggtttaaactttatatGGGGATTGATGATTTTCAGAGTTTGCTTTCTGCTCTTTGTAGATACAAGAACGTTTCAGATGCTGAGCATTTGATCTTCTGTAATAAGAATACGTATCCGTTTGACGTTAAAAGCTTCAACATTGTTCTGAATGGATGGTGTAACGTGATTGGTAGCCCACGGGAGTCTGAACGAGTCTGGTTGGAGATGGGAAATGTTGGAGTTAAACACGATGTCGTGTCTTATTCGTGCATGATATCTTGCTACTCGAAAGGTGGAAGCTTGAATAAGGTTCTCAGACTGTTCGATCGGATGAAGAAAGAGGGTATTGAGCGAGACAGAAAAGTTTACAACGCTGTGGTTCACTCTCTTGCCAAAGCTAGGTTTGTCTCCGAGGCTAGgagtttgatgaagaaaatgGAAGAGGAGAATGGGATGGAGCCAAATGTTGTTACTTACAACTCTCTCATCAAACCTCTTTGCAAGGCTAGAAAAACCGAAGAGGCTAAACAGGTTTTTGATGAGATGTTGGAGAAAGGACTCTTGCCAACAATCCGCACGTACCATGCTTTTATGCGGATTCTAAGAACAGGAGAAGAGGTTTTTGAGCTGTTAGCTAAGATGAGAAAGATGGGTTGTGAACCAACTGTGGATACGTACATAATGTTGATCCGTAAGTTATGTCGGTGGCGAGATTTCGATAGTGTGTTATTGTTGTGGGATGAGATGAAGGAGAAAGGGGTTGGTCCGGACCTTAGCTCATACATTGTGATGATACATGGACTGTTCTTGAATGGTAAAATAGAAGAAGCGTATGGGTTCTATAAAGAGATGAAGGAAAAGGGTATGAGACCAAATGAACATGTTGAAGATATGATTCAAAGCTGGTTTTCAGGAAAACAGTATGCGGAGCAGCGGGTAACAGATTCGAAAGGGAATGTATCGGTTCTTGATAAAGAAGATATTGTGAAAAAAtctgaaagagaagagaactTTCTAAAGCAGCCTGAGGTGAGAAGGGTTGTGAGAGGACATGGATATTCGTATTGGGATGAATAG
- the LOC104769738 gene encoding caffeoylshikimate esterase-like, producing MGLHPVSEANTSSPFGSLSAAEFYSRHSVAHSSAYVTNPTGLKLFTQWWTPLNRPPLGLIAVVHGFTGESSWFLQLTSVLFAKSGYLTCAIDHQGHGFSDGLTAHIPNINLIVDDCISLFDDFRNRHSTSSSLPSFLYSESLGGAIALYITLRQKHQWNGLILSGGMCSISHKFKPPWPLQHLLTLAATLIPTWRVVPTRGSIAGVSFKEPWKRKLAFANPNRTVGRPRAATAYELVRVCEELQSRFEEVEVPLMIVHGGDDVVCDPASVEELYRRCSSKDKTIKVYPGMWHQLIGESEENVDLVFRDVLDWIKERSEVSTIETGSKA from the coding sequence ATGGGACTCCACCCAGTCTCAGAGGCTAATACCTCAAGCCCCTTTGGCTCTCTATCCGCTGCAGAATTCTACTCCCGCCATTCCGTCGCCCACTCCTCCGCCTACGTCACCAACCCTACCGGCCTTAAACTCTTCACCCAATGGTGGACTCCACTCAACCGTCCACCACTCGGCCTCATTGCTGTCGTCCACGGCTTCACTGGCGAATCCAGCTGGTTCCTTCAACTAACCTCCGTCCTATTTGCCAAATCCGGTTACCTCACTTGTGCCATCGACCACCAAGGCCACGGCTTCTCAGATGGTTTAACCGCTCACATCCCAAATATCAACCTAATCGTTGACGACTGCATTTCCCTCTTCGATGACTTCCGTAACCGTCACTCAACCTCCTCCTCTCTCCCTTCCTTCCTCTACTCCGAGTCTCTAGGCGGCGCTATCGCTCTCTACATTACCCTCCGTCAAAAACACCAATGGAACGGTCTTATACTCAGCGGTGGAATGTGTTCCATTAGCCACAAATTCAAACCTCCGTGGCCGTTACAACACCTCTTAACCCTAGCTGCTACACTCATCCCCACCTGGCGTGTCGTCCCCACTCGCGGCTCCATCGCTGGCGTCTCTTTCAAGGAGCCCTGGAAGCGGAAACTCGCCTTCGCTAACCCTAACAGAACCGTAGGTCGACCACGAGCCGCCACGGCCTACGAGCTCGTACGAGTCTGCGAGGAACTTCAAAGCAGGTTTGAAGAAGTTGAAGTCCCGTTAATGATCGTACACGGGGGAGACGACGTAGTCTGCGATCCGGCATCTGTGGAGGAGCTTTACCGGAGATGCAGTAGCAAAGACAAGACGATTAAGGTTTATCCAGGGATGTGGCATCAGCTGATTGGAGAGTCGGAAGAGAACGTCGACTTGGTTTTCAGAGATGTTTTGGATTGGATTAAGGAACGATCTGAAGTCTCCACCATTGAAACTGGTAGCAAAGCTTAA
- the LOC104769739 gene encoding uncharacterized protein LOC104769739: protein MKDIMKEVEGKVKFSMADSTMMLLVQQAMDKAHEKIKTKHGLLLRLNAISIFYELAVLQLESCLSFVRQETDKLESNHEEVVRDLREIKDRLHHRLLETELAILEKDRQLLESSENQESLRNVLESKETELVHLQDLERKRFHNKIGDSIKEDEFSELKSSVDQQVMNLRQKLETEYDALGGETVDPSGVDIDVLKGTMDLAFNKMHHAIFLSELGPIEQSWRWSIERDSMALLIKGFMNGLEEKMEKVMMVVRDYESGFTERVSSIRREVECLESQIEQIIITRSSSPRSCVATVSSLSSIDCEIGVEKEPKEDEEEQEQDSSNFPVSKLIKSHESIIRRKSEELAPPKIESVKRQKSSSSKRAIDDIVAGLDSLMSLNTKLLENMFDDDGGGRYDHEHEVVVDDNLDDVWMKMQKNRSVFSENAIEEKEDAEMRLLILEYTYLTLLKGLITDEDRNSRKAKEEEEEVVIKNWEKDYEILCEDEGFKQELNWIVVTELLREVSETVENHEKIEANNKRMIEVEGNRAYLKISLLYDDFDLKIQEKLKMVTFRLQNLETKIDSTIDCIAVLRRKESVYRTAFVLRSENLKKAETEVDLLGDQVDSLVKLLQKTLWTFHQHPLLLCNNSDILEISKMIKKELSSEDS, encoded by the exons atgaaagataTAATGAAGGAAGTAGAAGGGAAAGTGAAGTTTTCAATGGCGGATTCGACAATGATGTTACTTGTCCAACAAGCTATGGACAAAGCTCATGAAaagatcaaaaccaaacacGGTCTTCTCCTCCGTCTCAACGCCATTTCTATCTTCTACGAACTCGCTGTGTTACAGCTCGAGAGCTGTCTTAGTTTCGTCAGACAAGAGACGGATAAACTCGAGAGTAACCACGAGGAAGTGGTTCGCGATCTAAGAGAGATCAAAGACAGGCTTCACCACCGTCTCTTAGAGACAGAATTAGCTATTCTTGAGAAAGACAGACAGTTGTTGGAGAGTTCTGAGAACCAAGAGAGTCTAAGGAACGTGTTGGAGAGTAAAGAAACAGAGTTGGTTCATTTGCAAGATCTTGAGAGGAAGAGATTTCATAACAAGATTGGAGATTCTATTAAAGAAGATGAGTTTTCTGAGCTGAAGAGCTCTGTTGATCAGCAAGTGATGAATCTTAGACAAAAGCTTGAGACAGAGTACGATGCATTGGGAGGAGAAACAGTGGATCCTTCAGGGGTTGATATCGATGTTTTGAAAGGGACAATGGATCTTGCTTTCAACAAGATGCATCACGCTATATTCTTGTCCGAATTAGGTCCGATTGAGCAGAGTTGGAGATGGTCTATAGAGAGAGATTCAATGGCGTTACTGATAAAAGGTTTCATGAATGGTTTAgaggagaagatggagaaggtaATGATGGTTGTGAGAGATTATGAATCAGGTTTTACAGAACGAGTTAGTTCGATTCGTAGAGAGGTAGAGTGTTTAGAATCTCAGATTGAACAGATCATCATCACTAGATCTTCATCTCCTAGATCATGTGTAGCAACAGTATCATCATTATCTTCAATAGATTGTGAAATTGGTGTTGAGAAAGAACCtaaagaggatgaagaagaacaagaacaagattctaGCAATTTTCCTGTTTCTAAGTTGATAAAGAGTCATGAATCAATCATTAGGAGGAAAAGTGAAGAGCTTGCTCCTCCCAAAATCGAGTCTGTTAAACGACAGAAGAGCTCTAGCTCGAAGCGAGCTATTGATGATATTGTGGCAGGTCTTGATAGCTTGATGAGTCTTAACACTAAACTGTTGGAAAATatgtttgatgatgatggtggtggtagGTATGATCATGAGCATGAAGTGGTAGTGGATGACAATTTGGATGATGTTTGGATGAAAATGCAGAAGAATAGATCAGTGTTTTCAGAGAATGCTAtagaggagaaagaagatgcAGAGATGAGATTGTTAATATTGGAATATACGTACTTGACTTTGCTCAAAGGTTTAATAACAGATGAGGACAGAAACAGTAGAAAagcgaaagaagaagaagaagaagtagtgaTCAAGAATTGGGAGAAAGATTATGAGATTCTTTGTGAAGATGAAGGATTCAAACAAGAACTCAATTGGATTGTTGTAACAGAGTTGCTAAGAGAGGTTTCAGAGACTGTGGAGAATCATGAAAAGATTGAAGCAAACAATAAAAGAATGATTGAGGTAGAAGGAAACAGAGCCTACTTGAAGATCTCTTTATTGtatgatgattttgatttgaagaTTCAAGAGAAGTTAAAGATGGTAACTTTCAG GTTGCAAAACTTGGAGACAAAGATTGATTCAACGATAGATTGTATAGCAGTGTTGAGACGAAAAGAATCAGTTTATAGAACAGCTTTTGTTCTTAGGTCTGAAAATCTAAAAAAAGCAGAAACTGAG GTTGATCTTCTTGGAGATCAAGTTGATTCGCTTGTGAAGCTTCTACAGAAAACACTTTGGACATTTCATCAACATCCATTGCTTCTCTGCAACAACTCTGAT ataTTGGAGATCTCGAAGATGATCAAGAAAGAGTTATCATCTGAGGATTCATGA